GCCCTGGAAATTAAAAAACGCCCTTGGTGAAGACCTTATTTACCTTGAAACCAGCGACAATGCTGTTGCTTCAGGTTTGCTCAAAGGGCTTTCCAGCGTAAAAGGTATCAGGAAATAAACAAAGGGAATTGTTGTCATGGTCAATGAGGACGGCACCTATCTGCTGCCTGAGATCATGGATATACTTCGAAACGGGGGGATCAGGGTTAAGGCTGTAAACCTCAAAAAACCTTCAATGGATGATGTTTTTGTCCACTACACCGGCAGGGAGTTCAGGGACGAGGGGGCAGAGAATGGGTCGGTGGCAATCGTGTGGGCACGGAGGCGCTAAAAGATGCACACGGGTTTTCTTACCATTTACTGGCGGGACATGCTCAGGTTTGTCAGGTTCAGGACCCTCCTGTTTGCGTCTCTTGTCCAGCCGGCACTCTGGCTTGCCTTTTTCGGGATTGCGATGTCCAACAACTTTGATCGGTTGACTGCAACTCTCCCGGTCCTTCCTGGAGTCAGGACTGTCGGCTACCTGACCTTCATAGGAGCAGGCGTTATTGCAATGACCACACTTTTTACAAGCCTGTTCGGAGGAACAGTGCTGCTTTTTGACAAAAACTGGGGGCTCATGCGTGAAACCCTTTCAAGTCCGATTCCAAGAATTCATGTGATAATAGGTATAGGGCTTTCCGGCATGACCAAGTCCTTTATTCAGGCATCCGTTATCATGATATTCGGGCTCTTGCTCGGGGTCCAGTTTTTTGAAGGATACCCTCCGGTGCAGATCCTTTACTCTCTGGCCGGGATCATGGTTTTTGTAGGCACGTTTTCCCTCGGATTTCTTTTCCTTTCGGCTGCAATCGCAATAACCATGGAAAGCCCCGAGGGATGCAGGCAGTAATAACCTTGCTTACCATGCCTTTCTTTTTCACAAGCAATGCACTTTATCCTGTAGACTCTTTCCCGCCTGTGCTCCGCGCTCTGTCCACAATCAACCCACTCACTCATCTTGTCAGTGGGATCAGGTATTTTGCAATCGGAAGCGATTTTTCTGCAATTGGGATCCGTTATACTTACACACAGGGAGAGATCTTTATTTCCTATTTTGCCCTGCTGGCTTTTGCAGGAATAATGTTTTTGATTGCAAGGTGGAGATTCAGTAAGGTCACTGTTACATAATTTGGTTTCATGATGCGATTAAATGATTCAGTTACATGATCCGGTAAAATGATTCAGTTGCATTATTTACATCTTTCAGGCTTTTTCTCCTGAATTCTTTTTTCAGGTCTTTCATTTAAGATATTTTTTAACTCCTAACTTGTTTTCAGGAATTTTGTTTCCAGAAATATATTCCCTTTCCTCCCGAAAAAATGGCAAAATCATTAACATCTACTCGAGCGCTGGAAAAGAAAGGTTTATTTTTTCCTTTCATTTCTCTATTCCTTTCATTTTACCTTGTGGACCTGATTCAGGGTTTTTTAGTCTCGTTTCCACTGTTGATTCTCAGAAATTGTTAGCTTTATATCTGATCAAACCAGCTATCGAATGTAGCAGTATTCCGGTAAAAGCCATAAAAATCCCAATGAAAGTCAGCAGCGACATCAAAACAGCAGACTCGAGATTAAAACTTCCGCCAGGATAAAAGGGTTGCACATCATTAAGGTATATATACAACCCGACTGCTACAAGAGTGAAACCTGGCAGAGTAAAGTAATACAGAGGACTATTGAACTCCATGTCGTTAAAAATGTTTAACAGGACATTCGGACCGTGCCTTAGAGGATTTTCCGTCGGGCAATTTATATCACACACTTGAGCCACATTTTGAAGCGTAAGATCACCTTCAAGGTCATCAAAAAATTTTTGCAAACTTATATAATTGGACTAATTTTCTGGATGAAGATACTTCAAAATATAAAAATCCATCTGAAAGAATCCGATGTGAATAAAAATAGATAAACCGGAGAACAAAGACGAGCGCAGAAATAAGACGAGTGCAAAAATAAGACGAGTGCAAAAATAAGACGAGCGCAGAAATCACTGTTCTGGTGCTTTCTTTCATATTTTCTTACTTTTAGTGGTTCTAATTCAATCTGGTTTCTCCAAAAAAATAATTCTGGTTTAACTGTAGAATAGATCTCACTAAACAGAGTGCAGGAAAATCTTTCTCCTGGCCAATGGCATAAAAACTATATTATAAAAAAATTGAATCCGGTAATATCTAATTCTTGTCCTTGCAGGAGAGGATATATTTTCCAGCCTTATAGAACAGATTAACCATATACTCTAAGCAGGTGGTTAAGCATCTAACCAAAATATGAACGGATTGAAAATTACTTTTTTCTCTCCCGTCCTTTACTCATGTTTTTCTCAGTCTTCTCTTCTTTTGGCTCTTTCCTTGTCCATTCACTTTTTTTAGGTCTCTCTCCTCTCTGCTTTCTCCCCTGACCCCAACTTTTCTTCATTATCTCGCTTGTTGGTTCCTTCCTTGTCCATACACTTCTGCTTACTTTCGGCCTTCCCTCTTCTCTTTCCTCTTCGTCTTCCTCTTCATTCAGGTCGAATCCGAGTTTTGAGCTCAAGGAATTTCTGGCTTTTCGAGCTTCGGCATAGTCCGGATTAATCCTGAGAGCTCTTTCAAGAGCTCCAAAAGCTTCTTCATTTTTTTCCAGGCCGGAGAGTGCCATACCTTTACAGTACCAGGCTTCCGCAAAATTGGGCTTTATTGAGATGGCCTGACTGCAG
The Methanosarcina sp. WWM596 DNA segment above includes these coding regions:
- a CDS encoding DUF4162 domain-containing protein, with protein sequence MVNEDGTYLLPEIMDILRNGGIRVKAVNLKKPSMDDVFVHYTGREFRDEGAENGSVAIVWARRR
- a CDS encoding ABC transporter permease, whose product is MHTGFLTIYWRDMLRFVRFRTLLFASLVQPALWLAFFGIAMSNNFDRLTATLPVLPGVRTVGYLTFIGAGVIAMTTLFTSLFGGTVLLFDKNWGLMRETLSSPIPRIHVIIGIGLSGMTKSFIQASVIMIFGLLLGVQFFEGYPPVQILYSLAGIMVFVGTFSLGFLFLSAAIAITMESPEGCRQ
- a CDS encoding ABC transporter permease, yielding MQAVITLLTMPFFFTSNALYPVDSFPPVLRALSTINPLTHLVSGIRYFAIGSDFSAIGIRYTYTQGEIFISYFALLAFAGIMFLIARWRFSKVTVT